The following proteins come from a genomic window of Geminicoccaceae bacterium SCSIO 64248:
- a CDS encoding arylsulfatase: protein MHASEVSSLLLTAWRPSRLVLQKRGEPAPTGPRKASRGRGGATERRHERKAGPRRAFKSPDRRRPFDLAALSIGTGRVLEAHTEIPVMLSRALLAVILPALFAYAAPVQSQEQQRPNILVIWGDDVGMWNISAYHRGMMCCETPNIDRIADEGMLFMDHYAQASCTAGRAAFITGQSPLRVGLSTVGLPGSPIGLSAEDPTLAQLLKPLGYRTGQFGKNHLGDRDEHLPTAHGFDEFFGILYHLNAGEYVEQADYPAEAFERAGLEQRGIIHSFADADGAQAIEDLGGFGQERQRSLDDEVMRESKRFITQAVNAGEPFFVWHNTTRMHYRTNLNAHYDGITGTGNPYADGMVELDDDVGELLALIDELGVADNTVVMFSTDNGAASNSWPDGGNQPFRGEKGLGGYEGGFKVPMMVRWPGVVPAETTTGELMSMEDWLPTIMAELGQPDLKERLLEGLDVGGRTYRVHLDGYDQSPIITQSGPSNRREFFFFTENTFHGMRFDEWKFLFTEQDRWFNGTVNQLTTPVITRLDLDPFERFHEARGFDEWQENRSWAIGPAMGLVQRFVDSFEAYPARQASFAPDTSGIVDMMMSTAPN from the coding sequence TTGCACGCGAGCGAAGTCTCCAGCTTGCTGTTGACAGCCTGGCGTCCTTCCCGTCTCGTACTGCAAAAGCGAGGTGAACCCGCGCCGACAGGTCCAAGGAAGGCGTCGCGCGGGCGTGGTGGGGCGACAGAAAGACGCCACGAGAGGAAGGCCGGTCCAAGGAGGGCGTTCAAGTCTCCCGACAGGAGACGGCCCTTTGATCTCGCTGCATTGTCGATCGGGACCGGGCGGGTGCTTGAGGCGCATACGGAGATACCGGTCATGCTTTCCCGCGCTTTGCTGGCAGTGATCCTTCCGGCCCTCTTCGCCTATGCCGCTCCGGTCCAAAGCCAGGAGCAGCAACGTCCGAACATTCTCGTCATCTGGGGCGACGATGTCGGGATGTGGAACATCTCGGCATACCACCGCGGCATGATGTGCTGTGAAACGCCCAATATCGACCGCATCGCCGACGAAGGCATGCTGTTCATGGACCACTACGCCCAGGCCTCGTGCACGGCTGGGCGCGCCGCTTTCATCACCGGGCAGTCGCCGCTTCGCGTGGGTCTCAGCACGGTCGGCCTTCCGGGTTCGCCGATCGGCCTCTCGGCGGAGGATCCGACGCTGGCGCAATTGCTCAAGCCGCTCGGCTACCGGACCGGCCAGTTCGGAAAGAACCATCTCGGCGACCGCGACGAACACTTGCCGACGGCGCACGGCTTCGACGAGTTCTTCGGCATCCTCTATCACCTCAATGCCGGCGAGTATGTCGAGCAGGCCGATTATCCGGCCGAGGCCTTCGAGAGAGCGGGCCTCGAGCAGCGCGGCATCATCCACTCCTTCGCCGATGCGGACGGCGCCCAGGCCATCGAGGACCTCGGCGGGTTCGGCCAGGAACGTCAGCGCAGCCTGGACGACGAGGTGATGCGGGAGAGCAAGCGTTTCATCACCCAGGCGGTGAACGCAGGCGAGCCCTTCTTCGTCTGGCACAACACCACGCGGATGCACTACCGCACCAATCTCAACGCGCACTATGACGGCATCACCGGAACCGGAAATCCCTACGCCGACGGCATGGTGGAGCTCGACGACGATGTCGGCGAACTGCTCGCCCTGATCGATGAACTCGGCGTCGCGGACAACACGGTGGTGATGTTCTCGACCGACAACGGCGCCGCGTCCAACAGCTGGCCGGACGGAGGCAACCAGCCGTTCCGCGGCGAGAAAGGGCTGGGCGGCTACGAAGGCGGCTTCAAGGTGCCGATGATGGTGCGCTGGCCGGGTGTCGTGCCTGCGGAGACGACGACCGGCGAGTTGATGAGCATGGAGGACTGGCTCCCGACCATCATGGCTGAGCTCGGGCAGCCCGACCTGAAGGAGAGGCTGCTGGAGGGGCTCGATGTCGGCGGGAGGACCTACAGGGTTCATCTCGACGGCTATGACCAGTCGCCGATCATCACTCAAAGCGGACCGAGCAACCGGAGAGAGTTCTTCTTCTTTACGGAAAATACCTTTCACGGCATGCGTTTCGACGAATGGAAGTTCCTGTTCACCGAGCAGGACAGGTGGTTCAACGGCACGGTCAACCAATTGACCACGCCGGTCATCACCCGCCTCGACCTCGATCCCTTCGAGCGCTTTCACGAAGCGCGCGGTTTCGATGAATGGCAGGAGAACCGATCCTGGGCGATCGGCCCGGCCATGGGTCTGGTTCAGCGCTTCGTCGACTCGTTCGAGGCTTACCCCGCGCGGCAGGCCAGCTTCGCGCCCGACACGTCCGGGATCGTCGACATGATGATGTCGACCGCGCCGAACTGA
- a CDS encoding LacI family DNA-binding transcriptional regulator: protein MNRPIRPTPPPRHRARIKMADIAQMTGLSTATVSRALAGSSRVRPATRAQVEAAALAAGYTVNRVAANLRLQASYAVLVLLPDVSNPFFADVLAGIDQVAHEAGYGILIGHTGNDPAREDHHARQYLTGSVDGLILVNGHLPASLVAAQRSSEPAAPFVAVSERLRDHRVPTVGIDNGLAIATAVEHLVALGHRRIAHAGGPLGNILTEERLRGFQEAIVRAGLDPRHTPVRHGDFAIPAGEAAADRLLAGRRPPTAIVCASDHIAIGAMRAARKRGLAVPRDLSVVGFDDIPFAAAFDPAISTVRQPRFAMGAAAMRLLLDVLAGRTPDPDEIVLPTELVLRATTAPPGD from the coding sequence ATGAACCGCCCGATCCGGCCAACGCCGCCGCCGCGCCACCGCGCACGCATCAAGATGGCCGACATCGCCCAGATGACGGGTCTTTCGACCGCCACGGTCAGCCGTGCCCTGGCCGGGTCGTCGCGCGTTCGACCGGCGACGCGCGCTCAGGTCGAGGCGGCCGCGCTCGCCGCCGGCTACACGGTCAACCGCGTGGCGGCCAACCTTCGCCTCCAGGCGTCCTATGCGGTCCTGGTGCTGCTGCCCGACGTATCGAACCCCTTCTTCGCCGACGTGCTGGCGGGGATCGACCAGGTCGCGCACGAGGCCGGCTACGGCATCCTGATCGGCCACACCGGCAACGACCCGGCGCGCGAGGACCATCACGCCCGGCAATATCTGACGGGATCGGTCGACGGGTTGATCCTGGTCAACGGCCATCTGCCGGCCAGCCTGGTCGCGGCCCAGCGCAGCAGCGAGCCGGCCGCTCCGTTCGTCGCCGTTTCCGAGCGGCTGCGCGATCATCGCGTGCCCACGGTCGGGATCGACAACGGGCTGGCGATCGCGACGGCGGTCGAGCACCTCGTGGCCCTGGGGCACCGGCGCATCGCCCACGCCGGAGGCCCGCTCGGCAATATCCTCACCGAGGAACGGCTTCGCGGATTTCAGGAGGCGATCGTCAGGGCCGGGCTTGATCCTCGCCATACGCCGGTCCGTCACGGCGACTTCGCCATTCCCGCGGGAGAAGCGGCTGCCGACCGCCTCCTGGCCGGTCGCCGACCGCCGACCGCAATCGTGTGCGCCAGCGATCATATCGCGATCGGGGCCATGCGTGCGGCAAGAAAGCGCGGGCTGGCCGTGCCGCGCGATCTGTCGGTGGTCGGCTTCGACGACATCCCGTTCGCGGCCGCTTTCGATCCCGCGATCTCGACGGTTCGCCAGCCGCGCTTCGCCATGGGCGCGGCGGCCATGCGCCTTCTGCTCGACGTGCTCGCCGGGCGGACCCCCGATCCGGACGAGATCGTCCTGCCGACGGAACTGGTGCTCCGGGCGACGAC